Part of the Salvelinus sp. IW2-2015 linkage group LG7, ASM291031v2, whole genome shotgun sequence genome, tctctcagcCGGGGGTCTACTCTCAGAGCGCTATCTAGGGAAGGCAGAGCCTACAAGCAGGGCAGAGCTCAACACCGCCTCCCTCAGTAAGTACAAGAACGTGATTGACAGCTGTGGAGGATGGGGGCTGTTCCAGGAGCTGCTGGTTGCCTTGGAGACGGTCGCCAGGGGCCACGGCTGCTCCATCGCCAACGTGGCTACCCACTACGTCCTGGACCGACCTGCTGTGGGTGGAGTCATCGTGGGCTGTCGTCTCGGTGTTGCTGGGGCAGAACACATCGAGGACAGCCTGCAGCACATAATTGGAACTCACGGCGCAAGACCTGCGCACCATCGATGATGTGGTGCAGCACTCGCGTGACCTCATGAGCCTCATCGGAGACGAGTACAGGAatcagaggagaatggagaggatGGACCAGATctcgcccatctacacacaataccccataatgacaaattgaaaacatgtttttagaaatgttagcaaatttattgaaaatgaaatacaaatatccaatttacataagtattcacacccctgagtcaataaatggtagattttttttacctttatttaaccaggcaagtcggttaagaacaaattcttatttacaatgacgccgcctttggcagcgattacagctgtgattcttctgggtaagtctctaagacatttgcacacctggattgtacaatatttgcacaatatTCTTTGTAAAAttcgtcaagctctgtcaagttggttgttgacatTCCAagacagccatttaagtcttgccatagatttccaaggccattttaagtcaaaactgtacctAGGCTTCTCAGGAAAATTCAATGTAATCTTGttaagtgtatatttggccttgtgttttaggctattgtcctgctgaaagtttttttaatatatttttattttttaggatATAAAGAAACGGAATAAagctccctagtccttgtcgatgacaggcatacccataacatgatgcagccagcatgcgtgaaaatatgaagagtggtactcagtgatttgccccaaacatataactttagtaccttattgcaaacaggatgcatgttttggaatatttgtattctgtatgggcttccttcttttcactgtcatttaggttagtattgtggagtaactacaatgttgttgatccatcctcagtttgtcaaatcacagccattaaaatctgAAACTgtattaaagtcaccattggcctccaggtgaaatccctgagcagtttccttcctctccggcaactgagttaggaaggacacctgtatctttgtagtgactgggtgtattgatacaccatccaaagtgtaattaataacttcaccatgctcaaagggatattcaatgtctgcttatttaATTACATTCTTTACCAATAGTTACctctctttgcgaggcattggaaaacctccctggtctttgtggttgaatctgtgtttgaaattcactgctcgactgagggaccttaaatataattgtatgtgtgggatacagagatgaggtagtcattcaaaaatcatgttaaacactattattgcaacttattatgtgacttgttaagcacatatttattcctgaacttatttaggcttgccataaaatggttgactacttattgactcaagacatttcagcttttcattttttattaatttctaaaaacatcattccactttgacataatgcggcattgtgtgtaggccagtgacacaaaatctcaattgaatccattttaaattcaggccgtaacacaacacaatgtggaaaaagtcaaggggtgtgaatactttctgaagctcTATTTGTGATATTTTACCTTTCCTCGCGGGCTTGCTAGGTAAACAATACTCTTCTGCGATGTTATAATGTAGACGATAACCATCCGATTATGTGTTTAACTTACACAAGCTGCATTTTAAGTTGCATGTGATTTTATCCACTGCTATGTAAGTAAGCAGAGGTTTCTGATGACAAACTGCGCATGCAACTTTTCGTGATGCGGAAGGAAAGTTGGTCTATAGATGATGGTGGGAAGAGGATGGCAGGAGTAGAGGGAAATGTGGTGGAAACAGAAGGCGTGAAGGGCAGGAGCTGGAACTGGAAATGGCAGATATGAGAGGGAGTGACAGCATGAACTATAACAGGCCACATCAGATATACTGTCTTTTACGTTTATTTTGTTAAAGGTTAAATGTTATCTAGTACAATAAAGAGTAATGTATATTAGGGCTTTTAATTAAATATAAGATAACGGGGGTGGTGGATGGTCCAATTAAAAAAAGATACTGACCTAAAGCAGCTTGTTTAATTTACAATACGCATTAAGTTATAGATTTATTTTTTTGGTAAAATTGTTCCTCTTCGTGTATTCTATTCATGACATCCCTTCAAAAAAATAGGTATTCATTGTACACTACTCAAAAGATGGAAATGTCTCTGTGTTTGAGGTGGTCTGTGGTGGACATTTGAGTGCAGTAggctggttttgtgtgtgtgtttgagggttaCTAAGGGTGGAAGATGTGGGCAGATCTGTCTGGGGAACAGTTACAGTAGGGAAGGAGGCCATGGTAGAGTGCTCTGATGTTCCTTGACAGAGCTAGCGGACTAGCTGTTCACTCAAGGGTGTGGATATACATGAACAGGGAGGGTCAGAGGCATATTTGGGGTAGGGGTAGCACTGAGGGGCAATTAGATGGCAGGCTGGAAGATTGGGGGTGGGTGTCAGCTGGTGGGTAGGAGTGGGGGTATTTCAGAGCgggtctgtctccatctctagcAGCCGTGTTTTGGACTGGGAGGCGTTGATAATGTACGGCAGACAGACGGTCTGACTACCAGGAACCCCCCCCCAGACTGCCACTATCACAGCTGCTCCGACTcacagaggtcaaaggtcagttaCAGCAggggttcacaaactttttcaCAGACCCCTCTTCCAGCATTTGGGAACATCTTgcgccacgtctatttctatagGCTAAAAAACCTagttaaaaaatgttagctgacgtgggctagttgatctggacatttctgaccatGCAATGACTGACACGAGAGGATTCTACTAGTGCATTCtattattacaactttcaagagtaaattgaaagccggactgagtaggaaaaaaaaatctaaatatcttTGGGAACCACTGAGTTACGGTATCACATGCACTAACCTATGGGGGAAACCCACCCTAGGCTTGAATACAGTGAGTACCATGGAATATGACCTCCTGTAAAACTACACTGTCTCTCACCAAGGGACAGAGATTAGCCTGCTTCAGCGTCTCAAAATGCTTTAGCCTATATTCTCCCGCTCAGATGTCTTCAGGCTAGAGGGAAAGCAGTTGTATATGCAGTTTGTATCATATTTCTGTGGTGGGTTTCTGTGCATCATTAGTCTACAGTCTCTCATCTTGATGGATGACCCCGATGTTTAAAGAGCATCTCTGTCAGCACACAATGCAGTGGTCTTGAATCTTTCAATAGGCTTTTTAATTATTAAACACACATGAAATATGCACAGCACATGGTGGTTATGTGCTTGTATGTTCAGCTCTCAATGCAGCATGCAGACAGGGCCCCATGGTCCAAACTCTTAGCAGTCACACTGCACCAGAATTAATCAGGTGTGGCTCAAGTCAACGTGTGTGTTgctctgtaggtgtgtgtgtgaatgtgcatgACGGTATTTGATTATGGACATGACATCCTGCAAGAACAAGACATGAAAAAAACAGACAAGGGATGTGAAgaaaccattcctttattggtgTGAAGTCCCAGTCAGGAGGGGCTAAAAACAGTGCTCTACACCAGAcccatgtccacacacacacgtgtcgaACGTGGAATTCTTTGGGGGGACAAAAATTACTCAAAAAAACATTCACTGCTTACTTAGACTACAGCAGTACTCATTACTTTCTCTGGGATGGGGTGGAGTGGGGGTACTGAACTTAAAAGGGGTCAAGGTTCAAAACCACATTGACAGTTATAATTATTTGATTCATACTTCTTATtctcagagagggagagcgggtgtGGCCAGAAGTGCTTCCCTGTTGATGTTTCCATGACAATGGTGCCGTGGCACCGGTAGTGGTCTACTTGGCGTTGGCGGAGCTGCTGAGCATCTTGCGGACGGCCTGCACGATGGCGTCGCGGTCGATGCCGAAGATCTTGAGGAGCTCGGTGGGTTTGCCGCTGCGGGGAACGTGGGCCACGGCCATACGGTGCACATTGAAGCCCGTCTCATTTACCACAGCTGAACACACGGCCTCTCCCAGGCCCCCTAAATAATTACAACCACATGTCAGTCAATCACATTTATATGGTAGCCCTTTTTATAACATTTGTCACAAAGTGAAGACTAGGGAGCACTATTTTCTGGGTCTTCATAGGACAAATGTGTTAAGTGGATCTCCCATCCTTCTCTAACTCCTTCGTGTCCATCTTGCTGAGTGGTCTGTCTTTGTGCAGTGAAACCCTGCTTTGCTGTACAGCATGTACAGTAGCTGGCCAGTCAGTCCAAACTATGCATCGATTTTGTCTTCTAATCAACTGACCCTGTATCACTGACACCTCAACGGCCCACTGAGCACCACTGGGACCTGAGCCTCCCTGACAGGCCTGCCACCACCCACTCATTGACTGACAATCAGGCCGGGGTGGTGAAGGGGGGCCGGGGCCAAGAGAGGGTGTTCCACCACTTTACTGTAGTAGCCATCTGCACTATGGGGGTTCTTGAGGCCTGGGTCTCTCCATACAGCCCCTCTAACACCCCAACCAcagcctccccttcctctccctcacacaTGGTCCTCCCACCCCCTGTGGCTCTGAGTGGACGCCCACCCCTGTCCCCCCACCTCGCCCTTGCACGCTCACCTGTCATAATACACTATTCATGCTCATGTATAGATGGGGGTGGGGATTGGGGGTTGTCACAGCATGGATTCTCTCATAAAAAAAAGgtgaatttaactaggcaagtcagttaagaactgacttgcctagttagggTTTGTAGGGTTTGGCCTACATCGGCCAAACCCGGAGGACGCTGGGccttccaatcacggccagttgtgatacagcctggaatcgaaccagggtgtctgtagtggctgtgatgcagtgctttagaccgctgcaccactcgggaggttAGGAGGTTAGTTAATGTTAAGATGCTGACTGTGGCATGGCTGTGCTCATTCCTTTCTTTGTTTAGTTCCATCAACGGACAGTATACATCCCAAGGGACAAATAAGGCAACTGTGCCAAAATAAAACCACACACACTTTTGGACTTGTGTTTTTCCCCCCCTTCCTGTTTTCTAGGTCAGTGGAAGCCCAAAGGCCAGAGCAGAGCTGAAGTGGAAAAACACTGAGGGACGctagtctcttctcctcctcctcctcctgcacaTTCACAAATACTGCAGCCATGCCACTTCTCAATATGAAAGAGTGTTAACCACAAATCATAGGAATGACTGGCAACTCCATAATGTTATATCTATTACTACATACCTCAGAGGCACTCCACCACATACGCCACTGTTATAAGATAACCTGAGTTCAGAAGGCAGCCTGTGTGCGCGCAGAGTACCCACCCTCGTAGTAGTGGTCCTCCACTGTGATGATGCGTCCCCTGGTGGCCTTGGCGTGCTCGACGATGGTCTTGGAGTCCAGAGGCTTGATGGTGAAAGGGTCAATCACTCGAATGTTGATCCTCTCTGATAAACACAAGATCATACAATGAGCCACAGGAAAGGACTAATTCCTCTTAACCAATacaagagagagagtagagagatatcCAGATATTTGTCAATTCCGGAGCACTCTGACTCTGATGTTGGGGTGTAAATGCTTATTAAAAGAGTGCCACTATCAGCCACTACAGTTGGCATATACACCAGATCAGGGATGGACAACTTTCATGGGGGTGGCGGACATagaaaaatctgaactcatcatgaggggcaaCAGTCGCTTGCAgttctgcgtacccacatccatatacacccccccccccccattgaaagcaaaacattttatggACCCCGCTCTTGACAGTGGAGAGAACTTTTAAAAaagttttagagttaatttcgtGTATATTAGCATTTTTTAATATTATATCTGAGTGAGTCTAACAAAATCAAATGGGGGGCTCCCAGCAGGTAAATTgaccatgataacaagtttagatggcttaaaaagtattcagaccacttgacttattccacattttgttacgttacagccgtattctaaaatggattaaataaataaaaaatcctcatcaatctaccacgcaataccccataatgacaaagcgaaaacaggtttaaaattttgcaaatgtataaaaaaaacaaaaaagtctTATCTTcacaaatattcagaccccttgctatgatactcgaaattgagctcaggtgcaccctgtttccattgatcatcatgcatgtcagagcaaaaaccaagccatgaggtcgaaggaattgtccgtagagctctgaaacagcattgtgtcgaggcacagatctggggaagggtaccaacaaatgcctgcagcattgaaggtccccaagaacacagtggcctccattgtttttaaatggaaggagtttggaaccaccaagactccttaGAGcttgccgcccagccaaactgagcaatcgggggagaagggccttggtcagaccAAGAACCCAGTCGTCACTCTAAGAGAGatccagggttcctctgtggagatggagaaccttccagaaggacaaccatctctgtagcactccaacaatcaggcctttatggtagagtggccagacggaagccactcctcagtaaaaggcacatgacagcctgcttggagtttgccaaaaggtacctaaagactctcagaccatgagaaaccaagattgaaatcttttggcctgaatgccaagcgttacatctggaggaaacctggcaccatctctactgtgaagcatggtggtggcagcatcatgctgtggggatgtttttcagcggcagggactgggagactagtcaggatcaaaggaaagatgaacggagcaaagtacagagagatccttgacgaaaacctgctctagagagctcaggacctcagactggggcgaaggttcaccatccaacaggacaaagaccctaagtaagcacacagccaagacaacgcaggagtggctttgggacaagtctctgaatgtccttgagtggcccagccagagcccggacttgaacctgatcaaacaagcattttcgctacacccgcaataacatctgctaaacacgtgtatgtgacgataacatttgatttgaatttgacatctctggagagacctgaaaatagctatgcagcaacactccccatccaacctgacagagcctgagaggatctgcagagaagaatgggagaatctccccaaatacaggtgtgccaagcttgtagcgtcctacccaagaagactcgaggttgtaatcgctgccaaaggtgcttccacaaagtactgagtaaagggtctgaatacttacgtaaatgtgatatttcagttttaaaatttgcaaaaaattctaaaaacctgtttttgctttgtcattatggggtattgtgtgtagaataaggctctaatgtaacacaatgtggaaaaagtcaaggggtctgaatactttctgaatgcactgtatatatctccatccgagggccttcaaaaagggtgggggggggggcgccagttgcccacccctgctccaGATCATGATGAACGGTCCAATGCCTTAATGGGACAAATCTCACAACAAAGGgtcagtatgtttgtgtgtgtgcgtgcatatgtcaCTCAGAAGACGTTGATGCCATCAGTGCCTGGGTAAAGAGCACATTTATTGACAGCAAATGTAGAATATAGACCGAGTTACTGTGACGGATCTATGTAACTTTCCAAAATAACGGTTCTGTACCCTTCTTTAGCATTTCAGCAGCTGCCAGTGCCTCGTGAAGGGTCACGCCCGCTCCGATCACCGTCACATGATCATCGTTGGTCTTGTACACAACCTGGTGGACAAGAGATGGAGGTTTCTATTATCTAGGCATATTTCAATTAAAATAATGTAGCAAGCATGTAAGTTCTTTAAGACAGTTGTAAGtctttaaaggggcagtgcagtaaAAAAAGACATCATTGGTCTCCATACCTTCGCCTGTCCCACATGAAAGTCCTCGTTGCTGTTGTAAAGAACAGTGTTCTCTGGGCGACTGGTTCTGATGAAACACACACCCTGAAGCACAGATGGAACATGTCAAATCAGCCTCTGGACTTTCATTACCTTGTCATTTATCAGACCGGTTTATTAAAACAGAGTCATACTCAGCAGCTGTGTGAACAcaatatatttagttttttttaacctttatttaactaggcagtttacaatgacggcctaccaccaTATTGCAGAGTGAGCGCAAAGCAAGAGGCAGATGTGATAGAGAGGGTTCTGAGTACCTTTGTGTTGGCGGCCAGCTCCACAGCTTTCTCAGTGGACACGCCGTCGCTAGGGTAGAAAACGGTTGCCGTGGGAATGGCTCTGAACATGGCAATGTCTTCGAGGCCCATCTGAGAAGGACCATCCTctcctagaacacacacacacgcacacacgcacgtacacacacgcacaagtcaGACAGAACAACACTTGGAGTGTTTGGGGCTGCTGAAAGTGAAAGCTACAGGGCAGGCATGCGTTCAGTGGGGCGAGTCGGCGTGGGCATGCAATGTACCTGAGGAACCAAAAGGAAGCCTGGCCGCCACCACCACttccgtgacacagagagagagagggggagggagggaacgagTGCTGGCCGGTGCCACACTGATACATTAATAGATGGAAGGAAGATGTGAAGAAACAAAAGCAAAGTTCAGGATTCAGGAAATAATACAGGAGTATACGACGCGAGGTCAACAACGAGGGAAGGATTCAACCCACTGCAGGAGTGTTACCAAAATGTTAGATCAAAACCAACTGAAGCCAAAGGCCCTCTCCACCTAAACAGTTTTAGGGGAAGCACTGTGTTAGCACTGTGTAAGCCAAGTCTTCTGCCGTGGGCTGAATCATTCCCAGAGGAACAAGTGCTGAGAGCTACGTCAGGGTCACAGTGAGGAAGTCACAGGGGTCACTACACAGACAGTTCACTAGGCTGGGTCAAAGGTCAGTGGGCGGACTGACCGATGGACACGCCGCAGTGGGAGCCACACAGGTTGATGTTGCTCTCGGAGATGGCGGCCATGCGAAGCTGGTCGTAGGCACGCGTGAAGAAGGTGGCGAAGGTGCTGGCGAACACCACGTTGCGGTCCCGCGTGGCACAGCCCACCGCAATGCTCacctgacagaggaggagagggaggaaagcgGTGTTCGTGATTACAAAGACCAGATAGAAGCCTGAGCAACTTGTGTTCTCACAGTCTGCCCAACGTGCCTCACGTCAATCCTTAGATACATACGGAGGGAGCCAGCATCTTTCAATTCATACGGGGGAAATGTTCTGTTTGTCCCATTTCCTTTCCCGTTAGCCCTGAGAAATCCCATTCCCCTGTTCCCCATGAGGCCTTGCTAAGGGAATGGGGCCTGTGTGAGACATTGTCAGTGAGATCTTTTACTCACGAAAACACAGTGCATTGGTGGTTTAAACAAATGCCATGTACATTAGGTACAGCAAAGGAAAGTGTCATTAGCTAGCATAGAGTATTATCGTTGTCAGGGACAAACAACAAGATACATAGAAATCCAACAAAGCATTCAAATGTTCCAATCCCTTAATAATATTTGATGTGACAGCACGGCGAGGGTAAATCATTCATCGAAATAACATCTGATCTATATTTTACTTCTCTATTGTGTGTGGGAGTCACAACGAGTCACAGGCCACAACACAGATCCACTAAACGTGCTAATGACGCCTCTGAAGGAACTGCCACTGAAATCATGCCGAGACATTACGAATGAATAGGTCTCTTAGCCAACCAGGTAGAAGGATCCAGGCCCTGGGAGTGGGGGTGTGGCCCTCCGTATGTCAGAGGTGACTAATTCACATATGAGGGGGGAAAGAAGCAGAAGAGGCCGGGTTTCTACAGCCGTTCAAATACAAAGACATGCAGGCCTACAGTACGAATGGTCTGGATGGAACTTTGATGGTCATTTTGGGTTGACGTCACATAGTGCTTACAGCTTATCAttgttagttaaaaaaaaaaacgttcttgGGAGAGACGTTACCTATCTCTTATGAAGATTTTGTGAGCAGTACACTTCAGTTCAGCCTACTAGACCTCGACTCAGGTCAGATATGTGGCATTGGGTGTCAGCTAAGCTTACCATGTTCTGCTCGGCAATGTAGCACTCGACGTAGCGTTCGGGGTGCTCGTTCTTAAAGAGCTCAGAGAAGGTGGAGTTCTTGGTGTCTCCATCCAGAGCCACCACATGCTCGTTGTAGCGGCCTAGCTTAGCCAGAGCCATGCCATAGGCCTTCCGCGTGGCAATCTGGAGCCAAACACAACCAATGGGTTAATACATTAAACCATTCGTGTAAGTCAAGATAGTGCCTGTGCCTTGTTCCAGGACTTAAAGCGTCTCTCTCTCAAACgcccttgctccctctctctactcaagTACACGCACCTTCTCTCCGAGTTTGTAGCTGGGTGCGCTGGGCATGCGAACGTTGCGCAGGCTGACGGGCGGGGCGTCCTCAGTGGGCGTAGCGGGGTACAGGCGCTTATTACTGTTCATGATGCGCGCCTGGATGTCCTTCAGCACCCCCTCAGCCATCTCCTTGGGCAGGGGCTTTCCATGCCAGCCCATCTTGTCCTCCACAgctataacacacacagagaacatgaaatacacacacacacgcacagcaaaTACGGCTTTAGTATGTATATAAGCAGTGCATCGATTGGTGGGCAATCTGCTTATTTTATATATCCGTTTGATGATATCAGCATCGAATGGTCGTAAATGACATATTCCTCaacgccccccccctctctctcatcacaaAGTCTTACACATGAGTGGCCATCAAAAGACAATTCCATAGGTCAGGGCTCCACATCAAAAGCCCTATTCTCATGACAACAGCCATACAAAGGCCAGTGATCTGAGTATGTCCTACACATGCGGAGGGATTAACAGGCTGCTGCAGCTAAATCTCTAAAGCACTGCCCAGATTACCACAGGTTTAGGTGCCCCTCAGAGAAGACAGGGAGGGCTGATTCAGGTCCATCGGACATAACTTTGTCTTTTATGGGACAGGCACAGATTATACCTTTTTGATTTTAGGATTAGTGGGGTTTGATAGTAGGTATTGATTACAAAGCAGCAGCTG contains:
- the LOC111966266 gene encoding transketolase, with protein sequence MEDYHKPDQQTLQTLRNIANRLRINSIKATTAAGSGHPTSCCSVAEIMSVLFFHTMKYRPEEPRNINSDRFVLSKGHAAPVLYAVWAETGYLKESELLNLRKVDSILEGHPVPKQQFVDVATGSLGQGLGAACGMAYTGKYFDKASYNVYCLLGDGEMSEGSVWEAMAFASYYQLDNLVAILDINRLGQSDPAPLQHHVEKYQKRCEAFGWNAIIVDGHSVDELTKVLSQPRHQPTAIVAKTIKGKGIPAVEDKMGWHGKPLPKEMAEGVLKDIQARIMNSNKRLYPATPTEDAPPVSLRNVRMPSAPSYKLGEKIATRKAYGMALAKLGRYNEHVVALDGDTKNSTFSELFKNEHPERYVECYIAEQNMVSIAVGCATRDRNVVFASTFATFFTRAYDQLRMAAISESNINLCGSHCGVSIGEDGPSQMGLEDIAMFRAIPTATVFYPSDGVSTEKAVELAANTKGVCFIRTSRPENTVLYNSNEDFHVGQAKVVYKTNDDHVTVIGAGVTLHEALAAAEMLKKERINIRVIDPFTIKPLDSKTIVEHAKATRGRIITVEDHYYEGGLGEAVCSAVVNETGFNVHRMAVAHVPRSGKPTELLKIFGIDRDAIVQAVRKMLSSSANAK